In Saccharicrinis fermentans DSM 9555 = JCM 21142, a genomic segment contains:
- a CDS encoding OmpA family protein, with amino-acid sequence MRKILIAIIAGLLFGSHALSQPYRIQDLKQWQVKGFAKSAADQGDYNSAIYFYEYLVKKYPKKVKYYWQLAYQYQYSRDYAKAYEAFDSLSVRSGKKSVLAQYYKALNAKSLGFHDEAYQLLKKIKVKGQKKWMPADFEILLDNHQVGCQLAVDLKDSIQRKKMMNPGEEINHGGIEFNPFYISDTIFVYSSSNMDTLRYVDEESSLPKRRFYYAHKDSTGWRGGAEPELPFYNSDLYDTGDGVFSIDGNRFYFTQCNPNWKNKMVCHLYVTHRVNRQWTEPQKLPDEINVDNYSSTEPAVGTCYDPNLEVVYFVSDRPGGYGETDIWYTIYDLVQQTYQKPVNGGIYLNTSGSEATPFYDRLKHRMYFSSDGLPVFGGMDVFYAQGDLVNWDEPVNLGYPVNSNYDDLYYSENQMGDKGFITSNRPGGEYLTHETCCDDVYAWKSAMSEKVKVTGVLWGNEMKLNEIDDQKGLLELVSKVPGKLNDAKINIYIQKDSTNLIYINSVQTNAYGEFEFLTPVDMRYVMEIDDRRAMDKAISFNTLGLSSSSVVKDLNDMVLPTMDTIPVLLEGVFKDGNSTKLSNRDKARLDGGLLKLMNEYKDILVEVGSHTEGKGNAKYNQRLSGQRAKAVVKYLVSKGVDANRLKAVGYGGLYPIQPNKNADGTYNRESKAVNVRTEFRLLDSKEIQR; translated from the coding sequence ATGCGTAAGATTTTAATAGCTATTATTGCAGGACTTTTATTTGGGAGCCATGCGCTTTCTCAACCATACCGGATTCAGGATTTAAAACAATGGCAAGTGAAAGGCTTTGCCAAAAGTGCCGCAGATCAAGGTGACTATAATTCAGCTATTTATTTTTACGAATACCTGGTGAAAAAGTATCCGAAAAAAGTAAAGTATTATTGGCAACTTGCTTATCAATATCAATATTCAAGGGATTACGCAAAAGCTTATGAAGCTTTTGATAGTCTAAGTGTGAGGTCTGGTAAAAAATCGGTATTGGCACAATACTATAAAGCGCTTAATGCCAAATCACTTGGTTTTCATGATGAAGCTTATCAGCTGTTGAAGAAAATAAAGGTGAAAGGACAGAAGAAGTGGATGCCAGCTGATTTTGAAATTTTATTGGATAACCATCAGGTAGGGTGTCAATTGGCTGTGGATTTAAAGGATTCTATACAACGAAAAAAGATGATGAACCCGGGAGAAGAGATTAATCATGGAGGTATAGAGTTTAATCCTTTTTATATTTCCGATACCATTTTTGTTTATTCATCTAGCAATATGGATACCTTAAGATATGTTGATGAAGAAAGCTCTTTGCCTAAAAGAAGATTTTATTATGCCCATAAAGACAGCACGGGTTGGAGGGGAGGGGCAGAACCTGAATTGCCATTCTATAATTCGGATCTATATGATACGGGGGATGGCGTGTTTTCTATAGATGGAAATCGTTTTTATTTTACCCAATGTAATCCCAACTGGAAGAATAAAATGGTTTGTCATTTATATGTTACCCATAGAGTGAATCGTCAATGGACAGAGCCGCAGAAACTACCGGATGAAATTAATGTGGATAACTATTCAAGTACGGAGCCTGCTGTAGGAACCTGTTATGATCCTAATTTAGAGGTTGTTTATTTTGTTTCGGATCGGCCTGGAGGTTATGGAGAAACTGATATCTGGTATACGATCTACGACTTGGTTCAACAAACATACCAGAAACCAGTAAATGGAGGGATTTATTTAAATACATCAGGTAGTGAGGCCACTCCTTTTTATGATCGACTTAAGCATCGAATGTATTTTAGTTCGGATGGTTTGCCGGTCTTTGGTGGAATGGATGTGTTTTATGCGCAGGGTGACCTGGTAAACTGGGATGAGCCTGTTAATTTAGGGTATCCTGTAAATTCAAATTATGATGATTTGTATTATTCAGAAAACCAAATGGGAGATAAGGGTTTTATTACATCAAACAGACCAGGAGGTGAATATTTAACCCACGAAACATGTTGTGATGATGTGTATGCATGGAAATCAGCTATGTCAGAAAAAGTGAAGGTGACAGGGGTGCTTTGGGGAAATGAGATGAAGTTAAATGAAATAGATGATCAGAAGGGATTGCTGGAACTTGTTTCAAAGGTTCCAGGTAAACTCAATGATGCTAAAATTAATATATATATACAAAAGGATAGTACGAATTTGATCTATATCAATAGCGTACAGACAAATGCGTATGGTGAGTTTGAATTTCTGACACCTGTTGATATGCGTTATGTAATGGAGATTGATGATAGACGAGCGATGGATAAAGCGATATCATTTAATACCTTGGGACTGTCTTCTTCTAGTGTAGTGAAGGATTTAAATGATATGGTATTACCAACAATGGATACCATACCTGTTTTACTGGAAGGTGTTTTTAAAGATGGTAATAGTACGAAGCTGAGCAATCGTGATAAAGCGCGTTTGGATGGAGGTCTATTGAAATTAATGAACGAATACAAAGATATATTGGTGGAAGTGGGTTCCCATACCGAGGGGAAAGGAAATGCAAAATATAACCAAAGACTATCTGGACAAAGGGCCAAGGCCGTTGTTAAATATTTGGTAAGTAAAGGAGTGGATGCTAATAGATTGAAGGCTGTGGGGTATGGTGGACTTTACCCCATTCAACCTAATAAAAATGCGGATGGTACGTATAATAGAGAAAGTAAAGCTGTCAATGTTAGAACAGAATTTAGGTTGTTGGATAGTAAGGAAATACAAAGGTAA
- a CDS encoding T9SS C-terminal target domain-containing protein, with translation MIQLSSPFVWFRNKALHFGLFLIAIIFTFTNVHSQITVNFTAENENGCVPTIIQFQNQSNDNGNYTYLWDFGNGNTSTSKNPVSTYSTPGSYSIKLTVFDGEQSKTLTKENYINIYNPPSVQFTPDIPSDQCTPYQVPFNSEVTPTNDDYRYTWDFGDGVFSDAQNPIHTYEQPGIYNVTLIVEDFNGCTGKMTRENLITAKRPTATFGAETTRSCNGELSPQFKNESYGIGDLKYKWDFGDEQYSTEQAPSHTYTGAGNYDVKLTVTDDIGCSDSIEIDNFISITNTIASFTTKNDTVCPNVSVEFTNNSTNNRTNTWDFGDGTTSTEVNPVHKFTKPGDYIIQLSVGNYECSDVTTTKIHVEDVNIDFDISDPFSCEVPVNITYTPKGSKMVSYSWDFGNGILSEQVNPTITYNSNQALQTNYTENYSTSLTVISEHGCVKKIQKNDVLTITIPQISIITDNPTSGCKPLDIQYSHNINYPTEFDQIKSTQWKIDDQDITTDASFKRTFNDIGKYKVYLNVETDLGCAAQASKTISVGDVIELDFKVLDKNEFCASELVIFEETTVNPKSYDNITWDFGDGEQSLLGIPFHQYVDTGYMDVGLNVSFNGCASTVTKNNMVYIKGPVLDLTRITDCDSPYDAEFAIQLKNAESYTCVFGDGDSIVSSSETIHHVYNEKGLFPVRAYANNTENGCSYSKQYNIIIAAPEAAFDTTAYGPCSNTDIYFDPSKSIDANDFEHNQKMNKYLWDFGDGTSEFTSSQISHQYKNSGKYNVQLVISDINQCRDTITKEVEIYKPTSNFSSDYLEGCIPVKFKFTDLTTHELPINKWEWNFGDAQSSELQNPIHEYQNFGDYKVSLSVTNERGCRSTISLNNAISVANPDANFEVSDAASCINDTLKFYDTSLSNVNEFTWDFGDGNTSSLRNPEHSYQAPGNYDVTLTIIDDHGCTQEESKLAFVNIEEPPTAAFTSDQQESNCYPFPVLFTDESVYSDSGFQKWIFGDNQTGSSLKTPQHIYSKPGNYDVSLIAYSNNGCSDTIKKADFIKVGGPYAEIELADTACIHNNISFSLKNAQNISTIVWDFGDGNSSTDFTATHKYKQKGKIYPNLILKTNSNFSCNKIVSDSIYINMLAARFNFVDDIKKGCIPLNIAMNNTSEYASGYVWQTENGMSSTDNNASFTFASDGDFKVKLIASDNFGCKDTATSTITAFPLPTITTSGDTYICRGDNTALLATGGMMYQWNNQWNNDSTLVDSDTDNPIAAPSQDTHYTVTVTDTNNCINNASLKLTVQQVPTVDLVDTTIIIGETVKLNIAKDDIETYSWLDNGTISCTSCPDPTLFPLETTNYLISITDTSNCFNPEYQTTINVIKKYSVDVPTAFTPNGDNLNDIIHVRGWGIKELIYFRVFNRLGQMIFESTDINKGWNGDFKGKPQDSDTYNYVVKVATYEDKTLEKKGSLKLIR, from the coding sequence ATGATTCAATTATCATCTCCCTTCGTCTGGTTTCGTAACAAAGCATTACACTTTGGTTTGTTTCTTATTGCTATCATTTTCACGTTTACCAACGTGCATTCCCAGATAACTGTAAACTTTACGGCAGAAAACGAAAATGGTTGTGTTCCTACTATCATTCAGTTTCAAAACCAAAGTAACGATAACGGCAACTATACCTACTTATGGGATTTTGGCAATGGCAACACTTCCACCTCAAAAAACCCTGTATCAACCTATTCCACCCCTGGAAGCTATAGTATCAAACTCACCGTTTTTGACGGAGAACAGAGTAAAACATTAACCAAAGAAAATTACATAAATATTTACAATCCTCCTAGTGTCCAATTCACTCCAGATATTCCAAGCGACCAATGTACTCCTTACCAAGTACCCTTTAACAGCGAGGTCACACCTACCAATGACGATTATCGGTATACCTGGGATTTTGGTGATGGCGTATTTAGCGATGCTCAAAACCCCATTCACACCTATGAGCAACCTGGCATTTACAATGTAACATTAATTGTTGAAGATTTCAATGGCTGTACGGGCAAAATGACCCGAGAAAATTTGATTACTGCCAAAAGACCCACTGCAACCTTTGGCGCAGAGACAACACGATCATGTAACGGAGAGCTCTCTCCCCAATTTAAAAATGAATCATACGGTATTGGAGACCTTAAGTATAAATGGGATTTTGGCGACGAACAATATTCTACAGAACAAGCTCCTAGTCACACATACACAGGAGCAGGAAATTATGATGTAAAATTAACAGTTACAGACGATATTGGATGTTCTGATTCTATCGAGATTGATAACTTCATTTCCATCACCAATACAATAGCCTCCTTTACAACCAAGAACGATACTGTATGTCCCAATGTTTCTGTTGAATTCACCAACAATTCCACGAATAACAGAACAAACACTTGGGATTTTGGAGATGGAACAACATCGACAGAAGTAAACCCCGTACACAAATTTACCAAACCTGGCGACTATATCATTCAGTTAAGTGTAGGTAATTACGAATGCTCCGATGTTACAACAACCAAAATCCATGTTGAAGATGTGAATATAGATTTTGACATTTCTGATCCATTCAGCTGTGAAGTCCCCGTAAATATCACTTACACCCCCAAAGGTAGCAAGATGGTGTCTTACAGTTGGGACTTTGGAAATGGCATTCTATCTGAACAGGTTAATCCCACCATTACTTATAACTCCAATCAGGCATTACAAACTAACTATACCGAAAACTACTCCACTTCACTCACAGTAATCAGTGAACACGGCTGCGTTAAAAAAATCCAAAAAAACGATGTACTTACCATCACCATTCCCCAAATAAGTATCATAACAGACAATCCTACATCCGGATGTAAACCACTCGATATTCAATACTCTCACAACATCAATTATCCAACAGAATTTGACCAAATTAAGTCAACACAATGGAAAATTGATGACCAGGATATCACCACTGATGCCTCTTTTAAAAGAACATTCAATGATATCGGAAAATATAAAGTCTACCTGAATGTGGAAACTGATTTAGGATGTGCTGCTCAAGCCAGCAAAACAATATCCGTAGGAGATGTTATTGAGTTGGATTTTAAGGTACTTGACAAAAATGAATTTTGTGCCAGTGAACTTGTCATCTTTGAAGAAACAACGGTGAATCCTAAATCATATGATAATATTACTTGGGATTTTGGTGACGGAGAACAAAGCTTATTAGGCATTCCATTTCATCAATATGTAGACACCGGATACATGGACGTTGGATTAAATGTTTCCTTTAATGGCTGCGCCAGCACAGTTACAAAAAACAACATGGTTTACATAAAAGGCCCGGTACTTGATCTAACAAGAATAACAGATTGTGACTCCCCCTATGATGCAGAATTTGCCATTCAATTGAAGAATGCGGAATCTTATACCTGTGTTTTTGGTGATGGCGACTCAATTGTAAGCTCTAGTGAAACCATTCACCATGTTTATAACGAAAAAGGGTTATTTCCTGTAAGGGCATATGCCAACAACACAGAAAACGGATGTTCTTACTCCAAACAATATAATATCATTATAGCAGCACCAGAGGCGGCCTTTGATACAACAGCCTATGGACCTTGCAGTAACACAGATATATACTTTGACCCTTCAAAAAGCATTGATGCAAATGACTTTGAACACAACCAAAAAATGAATAAATATTTATGGGATTTTGGTGACGGCACATCCGAATTCACCAGCTCACAAATTAGTCATCAATACAAAAACAGTGGCAAATACAATGTTCAATTAGTCATTAGTGATATAAACCAATGTCGTGATACCATCACAAAAGAGGTAGAAATATATAAACCCACCTCAAATTTCTCATCTGATTATCTGGAAGGATGTATTCCTGTCAAGTTTAAATTTACAGACTTAACGACACACGAACTCCCCATCAACAAATGGGAATGGAACTTCGGAGATGCCCAAAGCTCAGAACTCCAAAACCCCATACATGAATACCAAAACTTTGGTGACTATAAGGTAAGCTTATCGGTCACCAACGAACGTGGATGTAGGTCCACCATCTCATTAAATAATGCCATATCGGTAGCGAATCCGGATGCCAACTTCGAAGTTTCGGATGCGGCCTCCTGCATCAATGACACATTAAAATTTTATGACACATCCCTCAGCAACGTAAATGAATTTACATGGGATTTTGGAGATGGAAACACCAGTTCCTTACGCAACCCAGAACACAGCTATCAGGCTCCTGGCAATTATGACGTTACGCTAACGATCATTGATGACCATGGCTGTACACAAGAAGAATCCAAACTAGCTTTCGTGAATATAGAAGAACCGCCCACTGCCGCTTTTACCAGTGATCAGCAAGAATCAAATTGTTACCCTTTCCCTGTATTATTTACCGATGAGAGTGTTTATTCTGATTCCGGTTTCCAAAAATGGATCTTTGGTGATAATCAAACAGGCTCATCACTGAAAACACCCCAGCACATATATTCAAAACCCGGCAATTACGATGTTTCATTGATCGCCTATTCGAACAACGGTTGCAGCGATACAATTAAAAAAGCTGACTTTATTAAAGTTGGTGGTCCATACGCCGAAATTGAACTGGCCGACACAGCATGTATACACAACAACATTTCTTTTTCGTTAAAAAATGCCCAAAATATCTCCACCATCGTCTGGGATTTCGGAGACGGTAATTCTTCAACAGACTTTACTGCTACCCATAAATACAAGCAAAAAGGGAAAATATACCCCAACCTCATATTAAAAACCAATTCAAATTTCTCATGCAACAAAATTGTATCCGACTCCATATATATCAACATGTTAGCTGCTAGATTTAACTTTGTTGACGACATCAAAAAAGGTTGTATTCCGCTCAATATTGCCATGAACAACACCTCCGAATATGCTTCTGGATATGTTTGGCAAACGGAAAACGGCATGTCCTCAACAGACAACAATGCTTCATTCACTTTTGCTTCTGATGGTGATTTTAAAGTAAAATTAATTGCGAGTGACAACTTTGGCTGTAAAGATACTGCCACCAGCACAATAACTGCATTTCCCTTACCAACCATTACTACCAGTGGTGATACCTATATTTGCAGGGGTGATAATACAGCCTTATTAGCAACAGGAGGAATGATGTATCAATGGAACAATCAGTGGAACAACGACAGCACCCTCGTTGATTCCGATACTGACAATCCCATTGCAGCTCCCTCTCAAGACACGCACTATACCGTTACCGTAACTGACACGAACAACTGCATCAATAATGCCTCACTAAAACTCACAGTGCAGCAAGTACCTACCGTTGACTTAGTAGACACAACCATTATTATCGGAGAAACGGTAAAATTAAACATAGCCAAAGACGATATTGAAACTTATTCCTGGCTAGATAATGGAACTATTTCGTGCACATCGTGTCCCGATCCAACCTTATTTCCATTAGAAACAACAAATTATTTAATCAGCATAACCGACACAAGCAACTGCTTTAACCCTGAATACCAGACAACAATAAACGTTATAAAAAAATATTCTGTAGATGTACCTACAGCATTTACCCCCAATGGGGATAACCTAAACGATATTATTCACGTAAGAGGATGGGGTATTAAAGAATTAATATATTTTAGGGTATTTAACCGCTTAGGACAGATGATTTTTGAATCAACAGATATAAACAAAGGTTGGAACGGCGATTTCAAAGGTAAACCTCAAGATTCTGACACCTATAATTACGTGGTAAAAGTAGCCACATATGAAGACAAAACATTAGAAAAGAAAGGCAGCCTAAAATTAATAAGGTAA
- a CDS encoding ATP-binding response regulator: MDKKGKILVVDDNPKNIQVLGNILNDNNYDVEVALGGKEAIDWLKEDFFDLMLLDIMMPEVNGFEVCQTIRKESKHNIMPIIYLSAKNDKESTVYGFKVGGQDFINKPFDTAELLARVSTHIELKKSKEQILEANNQLEAKVYQRTLELEASNKKLLSITQTKDKFLSFIGKEITAPINSLNKAVNLIKHSAESSRLSEMVRLLEDSVRGLDFITKLASQITQINNKEEFNYQEFYLNGILEHLLIHSDELIENKNLELNCDVDDSIKISGSKELIKNSISGILDTVLKHTLENTVININLNTHNQQKELSISFNPPNWDSNNINSMPEETVLFFSYADIVMDFHEGSFVIKQDTNDTITFTWSFQ, translated from the coding sequence ATGGACAAAAAAGGTAAAATATTAGTTGTCGACGACAATCCGAAAAACATACAGGTCTTAGGTAATATTCTTAACGACAATAATTATGACGTTGAGGTTGCACTAGGTGGAAAAGAAGCGATCGACTGGTTAAAAGAAGATTTTTTTGACCTGATGTTACTGGACATTATGATGCCGGAAGTGAATGGCTTTGAGGTATGCCAGACCATCCGCAAAGAAAGCAAGCATAACATCATGCCCATTATTTACCTTTCGGCAAAAAACGATAAAGAAAGTACCGTTTATGGCTTCAAGGTTGGAGGACAAGATTTTATTAATAAGCCCTTTGACACTGCAGAACTATTGGCCAGGGTGAGCACACACATTGAACTTAAAAAAAGCAAGGAACAAATATTAGAAGCCAATAATCAGTTAGAGGCAAAAGTATATCAAAGAACCCTAGAACTAGAAGCTTCCAACAAAAAATTATTATCCATAACACAAACTAAGGATAAATTTTTATCTTTTATAGGCAAAGAAATCACGGCCCCCATCAACTCATTAAACAAAGCAGTAAACCTAATCAAGCATTCTGCTGAATCATCACGATTATCAGAAATGGTTAGATTATTAGAAGATTCTGTTCGAGGTCTTGATTTCATCACCAAACTGGCCAGTCAAATAACCCAGATAAACAACAAAGAAGAATTTAATTATCAGGAGTTCTATCTCAATGGAATTTTAGAACATCTATTGATTCACAGTGACGAATTAATAGAAAATAAAAACCTTGAGCTCAATTGTGACGTAGACGATTCTATAAAGATAAGCGGAAGTAAAGAACTCATTAAAAACTCGATTTCAGGAATTTTGGACACTGTACTTAAACATACCCTCGAGAATACTGTTATAAATATAAACTTGAATACCCATAACCAACAAAAAGAGTTAAGCATTTCATTTAACCCGCCCAATTGGGATTCCAATAATATTAACTCCATGCCTGAAGAAACAGTTCTATTTTTTTCGTATGCAGATATAGTAATGGATTTTCACGAAGGTTCCTTTGTCATCAAACAAGACACAAATGATACAATAACCTTTACGTGGTCGTTCCAATAA
- a CDS encoding PorP/SprF family type IX secretion system membrane protein, whose amino-acid sequence MRFFYNSITFIFLNIITCSLIGQTLHYSQFFSSPLHLNPALTGVIDSDWRFVNNSRSQGQYFGNPMRTISVSYDKSIHFYKSTMGIGALYSYDNSAGSTFPASKFYISGASMVRISENSYLGGGLQVGWVSRSLTYSQLTFPEQYDRDKGGFNPSLPMSENFPEKSSNYLDVNMGVLWNFKGEKFVLSSGLAAYHLNTPKDYFLDEDSQLKIRTNWHGSLRYQLNEQFYILPQSYFTLQNKTSEWVLGSSVGMQLDTKNEDFKSMSLGLYIRDGFGTKLESAILMVGLSYRNWTAMTSIDIDVSGLKTQHVFSNALELSLIYQRPWAVLKKRTIPCVRF is encoded by the coding sequence GTGAGATTTTTCTACAATAGTATAACTTTTATCTTTTTAAATATAATTACATGCAGTTTAATTGGCCAAACATTACATTATTCGCAATTTTTCTCTTCGCCATTGCATCTTAACCCTGCACTTACCGGTGTTATTGATTCCGATTGGCGTTTTGTGAATAATTCACGTTCGCAGGGTCAATATTTTGGTAACCCCATGCGTACTATTAGTGTTTCTTATGACAAATCTATTCATTTTTATAAGAGTACCATGGGTATAGGTGCATTGTATAGTTACGATAATAGTGCAGGAAGCACTTTTCCGGCCAGTAAGTTTTATATTTCAGGTGCCAGTATGGTTCGTATATCTGAGAATTCATATTTAGGAGGAGGTTTACAAGTTGGGTGGGTCTCTCGTAGCTTAACATACAGCCAACTAACGTTTCCTGAACAATACGATCGGGATAAAGGTGGCTTTAACCCATCCTTGCCCATGTCTGAGAATTTTCCGGAGAAATCATCCAATTACCTCGATGTAAATATGGGCGTACTATGGAATTTTAAAGGTGAAAAATTTGTGCTGTCTTCAGGACTTGCAGCTTATCATTTAAATACTCCTAAGGATTATTTTTTGGATGAAGATTCGCAATTGAAAATACGTACCAACTGGCATGGATCATTGCGATATCAATTGAATGAACAGTTTTATATATTACCCCAGTCTTACTTTACTTTGCAAAATAAAACATCAGAATGGGTATTGGGTTCGAGTGTAGGAATGCAACTGGATACCAAAAATGAAGATTTTAAAAGTATGAGTCTGGGGCTGTATATTCGAGATGGATTCGGGACTAAGTTGGAGTCTGCCATATTAATGGTGGGACTTAGTTATCGTAACTGGACAGCCATGACGAGTATAGACATAGATGTGTCAGGCTTAAAAACGCAGCATGTATTTTCAAATGCGCTCGAACTTTCATTGATCTATCAACGCCCTTGGGCTGTCTTAAAGAAAAGAACTATACCATGCGTAAGATTTTAA